In Streptomyces sp. ML-6, the genomic stretch TCCTCACCAAGCTGCTGGCCCGCGACCGCAAGGAACGCCGGGTCCTGATCAACACGATCGGTCCCGTCTGGGACGGCAACGAGGTGTGGCTGCTCACGGCGGGCGGCGCGACCTTCGCCGCCTTCCCCGAGTGGTACGCCACCCTGTTCTCCGGCTTCTACCTGCCGCTGCTGATCATCCTGGGCTGCCTGATCGTGCGGGGGGTCGCCTTCGAGTACCGGGCCAAGCGGTCCGGTGAGAAGTGGCAGACCAACTGGGAACACGCGATCTTCTGGACCTCGCTGATCCCCGCCCTGCTCTGGGGCGTGGCCTTCGGGAACATCGTGCGCGGCGTGAAGATCGACGCCGACATGGAGTACGTGGGCAACTTCTGGGACCTGCTCAACCCGTACGCCATCTTCGGCGGACTGGTCACGCTCTTCCTCTTCACCTTCCACGGCACCGTGTTCGTGGGGCTCAAGACCGTCGGGGACATCCGGGAGCGGGCGGGCAGACTGGCGCTGAAGCTGGGCGTCGTCACCGCGGTGCTCGCGCTCGGCTTCCTGATCTGGACCCAGCTGGACCGGGGCAACGGCTGGAGCCTGCTGGCGATGATCATCGCCGCGGTGGCGCTGGTCGGTGCGATCGCCATGATCGCGGCGGGACGTGAGGGCTGGTCGTTCGCGCTCTCCGGAGTGACCATCGCGGCCGCGGTGGCGATGCTCTTCCTGTCGC encodes the following:
- the cydB gene encoding cytochrome d ubiquinol oxidase subunit II, with amino-acid sequence MELHDVWFVLIAVLWTGYFFLEGFDFGVGVLTKLLARDRKERRVLINTIGPVWDGNEVWLLTAGGATFAAFPEWYATLFSGFYLPLLIILGCLIVRGVAFEYRAKRSGEKWQTNWEHAIFWTSLIPALLWGVAFGNIVRGVKIDADMEYVGNFWDLLNPYAIFGGLVTLFLFTFHGTVFVGLKTVGDIRERAGRLALKLGVVTAVLALGFLIWTQLDRGNGWSLLAMIIAAVALVGAIAMIAAGREGWSFALSGVTIAAAVAMLFLSLFPNVMPSSLNDAWSLTVTNASSTPYTLKIMTWCAGIATPLVLLYQGWTYWVFRKRIGTQHIAEAH